A genomic window from Pseudomonadales bacterium includes:
- a CDS encoding TonB-dependent receptor plug domain-containing protein produces MGARAARYGAWVLLLCVGFTGPVFAQETIEEVIVTGSYIKRDSFDSSSPLTVIDSTDITNNATPNLGELMADQTFNYGSDFQTNTYAARGQGGTTTTANLRGLGARATLNLIDGKRMNYAPNASSAGNLNNAIPQIAIERIDVLKDGASALYGTDAVAGVVNIITKKDFDGTKFSAFYTQDKDGDFDEVQFEGMFGTQTDSGHFTFAASYRDRGQLEQTERPKFLREGFERSGTGNPGDWLVPVRDATGAITDASPTTPGFQRGAYAGSRLRCL; encoded by the coding sequence ATGGGAGCACGGGCGGCTCGATATGGGGCGTGGGTACTACTCCTGTGTGTGGGCTTCACGGGCCCGGTCTTCGCACAGGAAACCATCGAAGAAGTCATCGTAACCGGATCTTACATCAAGCGTGACAGCTTCGATTCATCATCACCACTCACGGTAATCGACAGCACTGACATCACCAACAACGCTACTCCGAATCTGGGTGAGCTGATGGCGGATCAGACTTTCAATTACGGCAGTGATTTTCAGACCAACACCTACGCTGCACGAGGGCAGGGGGGTACCACCACCACGGCCAACCTGCGCGGCCTGGGTGCCAGGGCTACCCTGAATCTGATCGATGGCAAGCGTATGAACTATGCACCCAATGCCTCATCCGCCGGAAACCTGAACAATGCGATCCCGCAGATCGCCATCGAGCGGATCGATGTGCTGAAGGACGGAGCCTCCGCGCTGTACGGCACCGACGCGGTGGCCGGGGTGGTGAACATCATCACCAAGAAGGACTTCGATGGCACCAAGTTCTCGGCCTTCTATACCCAGGATAAGGACGGTGATTTCGACGAGGTCCAGTTCGAAGGGATGTTCGGTACTCAAACCGATTCCGGACACTTCACTTTTGCTGCCTCCTATCGGGACCGGGGCCAGCTTGAGCAGACCGAACGGCCCAAATTTCTGCGGGAAGGCTTCGAGCGTTCCGGTACCGGCAATCCCGGCGACTGGCTGGTACCTGTCCGGGATGCAACCGGTGCGATCACGGATGCCAGCCCGACAACACCCGGCTTTCAGCGTGGCGCGTATGCCGGATCCCGGCTGCGGTGCTTATGA
- a CDS encoding mechanosensitive ion channel has translation MGLTEILEILNTVVFTFGDRSVTVFQILVVPLLVLVGFMTIRWSERWLSRKLTARGVNADLIHLMRRVFLVVAIAVLVVTTLDLLNVPITAFAFVSGAVAIGVGFGAQNILNNFISGWILMWERPIRIGDFLEVADTRGTVEAINTRSTRIRRVDGVHLLVPNSFLLENTVVNWTLVDRLTRSVVRVGVAYGSPAKRVAELITRAATEHPDVLEEPGPSVFFEDFGDSALIFDLLFWMESIGEKELRRTRSDIRFRIDELFAEAGIVIAFPQQDVHLDGVVRLLPAE, from the coding sequence ATGGGGCTTACCGAGATACTGGAAATACTGAATACCGTGGTATTCACCTTCGGGGATCGTTCTGTCACCGTGTTTCAGATCCTCGTCGTGCCACTGCTGGTGCTCGTCGGCTTCATGACAATCCGCTGGTCGGAACGCTGGCTGAGCAGAAAGCTCACGGCTCGCGGAGTCAATGCGGATCTGATCCATCTGATGCGTCGGGTTTTTCTGGTCGTCGCGATTGCCGTGCTGGTCGTCACCACCCTCGATCTGCTCAATGTACCGATCACCGCGTTCGCGTTTGTATCCGGCGCTGTTGCCATCGGTGTGGGTTTTGGTGCCCAGAATATCCTCAATAATTTCATCAGCGGCTGGATCCTGATGTGGGAACGGCCGATCCGGATCGGCGACTTCCTCGAAGTCGCTGATACCCGAGGCACGGTTGAAGCGATCAACACCCGTTCTACCCGCATCCGCCGGGTGGATGGTGTGCATCTTCTGGTACCGAACAGTTTCCTGCTCGAAAATACGGTAGTGAACTGGACCCTGGTGGATCGCCTGACCCGTTCGGTTGTCCGTGTGGGAGTCGCCTACGGCTCTCCGGCTAAGCGGGTGGCTGAACTGATCACCCGGGCGGCAACCGAACATCCGGATGTGCTCGAAGAGCCTGGGCCTTCCGTGTTTTTCGAGGATTTCGGCGACAGCGCCCTGATCTTCGATCTGCTCTTCTGGATGGAGTCGATCGGTGAGAAGGAACTGCGCCGTACACGCAGCGACATCCGATTTCGGATAGATGAGCTGTTCGCAGAGGCCGGAATCGTGATCGCGTTCCCTCAGCAGGACGTTCATCTGGACGGAGTGGTGAGACTGCTTCCGGCTGAATGA
- a CDS encoding DUF21 domain-containing protein, with protein sequence MRAPGQPHLDSAMDNTHIWLGILFCISQSAMFSGLNLAFFGLSRLQLEAEAESSPRARRVLEMRRDSNFLLTTILWGNVSINVLLTLLSNSVLAGVSAFLFSTVLITFFGEITPQAYFSRHSLRMASALAPILRLYQFILYPVAKPSAIALDAWLGKEAPEFFREHVIKDILVKHVEDLSSDVSSIEGIGALNFLEIDDLSAIEEGEFIDPSSIVTMATDIDLPRFPEYRRDIEDPFLHQINASGKKWVVLTNESGAPLLLLDADGFLRAVLFQNDPVSPYDFCHRPIVITDEHTPLGEVIYDIRRKKTLHKGVIENDVVLIWGDRPRIITGADLFDRLLHGIH encoded by the coding sequence ATGCGCGCCCCCGGTCAGCCGCACCTCGATTCTGCCATGGACAACACCCACATCTGGCTCGGCATCCTGTTCTGCATCAGCCAATCCGCCATGTTTTCAGGATTGAACCTGGCCTTTTTCGGTCTTTCCCGACTGCAGCTCGAAGCGGAAGCCGAGTCCAGCCCCCGCGCCCGACGGGTTCTGGAGATGCGCAGGGACTCGAATTTTCTGCTCACCACCATTCTCTGGGGCAATGTCAGCATCAACGTGCTGCTGACGCTGCTTTCGAATTCGGTGCTGGCCGGAGTCTCTGCCTTTCTGTTTTCAACAGTGCTCATCACTTTCTTCGGCGAGATCACCCCCCAGGCCTATTTTTCCCGGCATTCCCTGCGCATGGCTTCCGCGCTGGCACCGATACTGCGGCTGTACCAGTTCATTCTCTATCCGGTGGCCAAGCCCTCGGCAATCGCCCTCGATGCCTGGCTGGGAAAGGAAGCGCCGGAATTCTTCCGCGAGCACGTGATCAAGGACATCCTGGTCAAGCACGTGGAGGACCTCAGCAGCGACGTCAGCTCAATTGAAGGTATCGGTGCCCTCAACTTTCTGGAAATCGATGACCTGAGTGCGATCGAAGAAGGCGAGTTCATCGATCCATCGAGCATCGTGACCATGGCGACCGACATCGATCTGCCGAGGTTCCCGGAGTATCGGCGCGACATAGAGGATCCATTTCTCCACCAGATCAATGCATCGGGAAAGAAGTGGGTGGTGCTCACCAATGAATCAGGTGCGCCGCTGCTGCTTCTGGATGCCGACGGATTCCTGCGCGCAGTGCTTTTTCAGAATGATCCCGTGTCGCCCTACGACTTCTGCCATCGCCCTATCGTGATCACAGACGAACACACACCGCTGGGAGAAGTGATCTACGACATCCGCAGGAAGAAGACCCTGCACAAGGGAGTGATCGAGAACGATGTGGTGCTGATCTGGGGCGACAGGCCGCGCATCATTACCGGTGCCGATCTCTTCGACCGGCTTCTGCACGGTATCCACTGA
- the can gene encoding carbonate dehydratase: MSLQRLLDNNLTWAAGRVADDPDFFKRLVGQQSPEFLWIGCSDSRVPANQIVGLAPGEVFVHRNIANVVVHTDLNCLSVLQFAVDVLGVKHVIVCGHYGCGGVRAALEDSSHGLIDNWLLHIRDIGEKYADELVGLTDQTRREDRLCELNVIEQVRNVAKTTIVKQAWARGQELALHGIVYGLHDGLLRDLGMQIGSLAEFNQT, translated from the coding sequence ATGTCACTGCAGCGACTGCTCGACAACAATCTCACCTGGGCGGCCGGGCGGGTTGCCGATGACCCGGATTTTTTCAAGCGACTGGTCGGCCAGCAATCGCCGGAGTTTCTCTGGATCGGCTGTTCGGACAGCCGGGTACCGGCAAACCAGATTGTGGGACTGGCACCCGGCGAAGTGTTCGTGCATCGCAATATCGCGAATGTGGTGGTCCACACGGACCTCAACTGCCTTTCGGTCCTGCAGTTTGCAGTGGACGTACTCGGTGTGAAACACGTGATTGTGTGCGGGCATTACGGATGTGGCGGGGTGCGTGCCGCACTCGAGGACAGCAGCCACGGTCTCATTGACAACTGGCTGCTGCATATCCGGGATATTGGCGAAAAGTACGCCGATGAACTTGTCGGGCTTACTGATCAGACCAGACGGGAGGATCGGCTCTGCGAACTCAATGTGATCGAGCAGGTGCGCAATGTGGCTAAGACGACGATCGTCAAGCAGGCCTGGGCACGCGGCCAGGAGCTGGCCCTGCATGGGATCGTCTACGGTCTCCATGATGGCCTATTGAGAGATCTCGGCATGCAGATCGGCTCACTTGCGGAGTTCAATCAGACCTGA
- a CDS encoding magnesium transporter CorA family protein, giving the protein MKQAYLFDVTGTVPVLREDGESALQTWRDQGGYANHQQFVWLDLSGETDPAVEEQLLRSAFGIEKMAIQDAQRTRHPPKFEAFADYYFILLRGLSSKSTTIDFQTIQIALFIGTNFIVTRHPEPSPSVEKSVRQFIESPELLALGPKAAAPLIGRNMVDRYLTVLLSLEPRLDSLELEMVENPTAAQLAEITGYKTRLKKLRRIFSYHEQVFSRARTSEFANAESRLTHHFNDTYEQIERANSLAVLYYDLASDLMNSSISMESHRLNGIMKVLTIITAIFVPLGFIAGVYGMNFEYMPELGRPTAYFTVLSTMGVIALGSLIIFRIKKWI; this is encoded by the coding sequence ATGAAACAGGCCTACCTCTTTGATGTGACAGGTACGGTCCCGGTATTGCGTGAAGATGGCGAATCGGCCCTGCAGACCTGGCGGGATCAGGGCGGTTACGCCAACCATCAGCAGTTCGTCTGGCTGGATCTGAGCGGTGAGACCGACCCGGCAGTGGAAGAGCAGCTGCTGCGCAGCGCATTCGGTATCGAGAAAATGGCGATTCAGGATGCCCAGCGCACACGCCATCCGCCAAAGTTCGAAGCCTTTGCCGATTATTACTTCATCCTGCTGCGCGGTTTGTCTTCGAAATCCACGACCATCGATTTCCAGACGATTCAGATTGCTCTGTTCATCGGCACCAACTTCATCGTTACCCGACACCCGGAGCCCTCTCCGAGCGTGGAGAAATCGGTGCGGCAGTTCATTGAGAGTCCGGAATTGCTTGCGCTCGGTCCGAAAGCTGCAGCGCCGCTGATCGGGCGCAACATGGTGGATCGCTATCTCACCGTGCTGCTTTCACTAGAGCCCAGACTCGACAGTCTGGAACTGGAAATGGTGGAAAATCCAACCGCCGCGCAGCTTGCGGAGATCACCGGATATAAGACCCGGCTGAAGAAGCTGCGGCGCATCTTCAGCTATCACGAGCAGGTTTTTTCGAGGGCGCGGACCAGCGAGTTCGCGAATGCTGAAAGCCGGCTCACCCATCACTTCAATGACACCTATGAGCAGATTGAGCGGGCGAATTCTCTGGCGGTGCTCTACTACGACCTCGCCAGCGATCTGATGAACTCCTCCATTTCCATGGAATCCCATCGGCTCAATGGCATCATGAAAGTCCTCACGATCATCACGGCAATCTTCGTTCCATTGGGATTCATTGCCGGCGTTTATGGCATGAATTTCGAGTATATGCCGGAACTCGGGCGTCCGACCGCGTATTTCACCGTGCTCAGTACCATGGGGGTGATTGCACTCGGATCCCTCATCATCTTCAGAATCAAGAAATGGATATAG
- a CDS encoding class I SAM-dependent rRNA methyltransferase → MQKQLVLRKDQERRLKAGHCWIYSNEVDVAQTPLAAFTPGEIAAIHSRSGQWLGWGYVNPHTLICARLVSTSRSVVPGREMFIARIRSALRLRERLYADPFYRLLFGEGDGVPGLVVDRYGDILVVQITTAGMECLRDDILDALNEVVQPAGILLRNDVSMRKVEQLDTTVEVATGSVPDFLSIREGGIDFQVAAMNSQKTGWFFDQSANRDRLLKYVTGRRMLDVFSYAGGWGVRAAAAGAAAVTCVDSSESALSAAIDNAARNGVSEKLKTVQGDAFEVLKNLAGEDARFDVIVLDPPAFIKRRKDDKVGQKAYQRLNQQALELLEPDGVLVTASCSFHLARDEFLRIVQRSGRGAGVQLQLLEEGRQGADHPQHPAIAETGYLKAFYLRSVEKF, encoded by the coding sequence GTGCAGAAGCAGCTGGTGCTCAGGAAGGATCAGGAGCGGCGGCTGAAAGCCGGCCACTGCTGGATCTACAGCAATGAAGTCGATGTGGCACAGACACCCCTTGCCGCGTTCACACCCGGCGAGATCGCCGCCATCCACAGTCGGTCGGGACAATGGCTGGGCTGGGGTTATGTGAATCCCCACACCCTGATCTGCGCCCGGCTGGTGAGCACTTCAAGATCCGTCGTACCAGGCAGGGAGATGTTTATTGCACGCATCCGCAGTGCGCTGCGCCTGCGGGAGCGTCTTTACGCCGATCCCTTCTACCGTCTGCTGTTCGGTGAGGGAGATGGTGTGCCGGGACTGGTGGTGGATCGCTATGGCGACATACTGGTCGTCCAGATCACCACAGCGGGTATGGAGTGCCTGCGCGACGATATCCTCGATGCGCTCAATGAGGTGGTGCAACCGGCCGGAATCCTGCTGCGCAATGATGTCAGCATGCGGAAAGTCGAGCAGCTGGACACCACTGTGGAAGTGGCCACCGGCAGCGTACCGGACTTTCTCAGCATCCGTGAGGGCGGTATCGACTTCCAGGTTGCTGCGATGAACAGTCAGAAAACCGGCTGGTTTTTTGATCAGTCGGCTAACCGGGATCGATTGCTGAAATACGTGACGGGACGGCGGATGCTGGATGTATTCAGCTACGCGGGTGGGTGGGGGGTGCGTGCCGCTGCAGCTGGTGCTGCCGCAGTGACCTGTGTAGACAGCTCGGAATCGGCCCTGTCTGCAGCAATCGACAACGCAGCCCGCAACGGAGTGAGCGAGAAGCTCAAGACCGTGCAGGGAGACGCCTTCGAAGTGCTGAAGAATCTGGCTGGAGAGGATGCACGATTCGATGTAATCGTGCTCGATCCACCCGCTTTCATCAAACGCCGTAAGGACGACAAGGTCGGCCAGAAGGCCTACCAGCGCCTCAACCAGCAGGCCCTGGAACTGCTCGAGCCCGATGGTGTGCTGGTGACTGCTTCCTGTTCTTTTCATCTGGCACGTGATGAGTTCCTGCGCATTGTGCAGCGCTCGGGCAGGGGTGCAGGAGTGCAGCTGCAGCTGCTGGAGGAGGGACGTCAGGGTGCCGATCATCCCCAGCATCCGGCGATAGCGGAAACCGGCTATCTGAAAGCCTTCTATCTGAGAAGCGTCGAAAAGTTCTGA
- a CDS encoding pectin acetylesterase-family hydrolase — protein MHVRLIGILSITFTGSLVVAGCTPAAEESAAASSEPAAATGTLVADSTRSTESGSGDWQVIEPGADTVCSDGSAYRFFVRAADPAKLLVYFQGGGACWFPENCDTHLQPSYKVNVADDDPSRYDGIFALTNPDNPFLEYSMVIAPYCTADTHMGDRQTSYQAPATEDHTAHELTIHHRGFVNSNAVLDWIYGAYSNPAEIFVTGSSAGSIPSPYFAWQIAAQYPGARIAQLGDASGGYRRSATTNTDRMLQWGTLDYLASRHPEFSEVTEDAFNYELLYIKAAQARPDILFAEYDAAEDTVQKRFLALGGSTADSLLDLLRANHRDIRAEVSNFRTYVGPGDSHTILGRPEFYTAESDGVRIRDWVADLAAYRTVQNVECDPCVLPAAAGKAD, from the coding sequence ATGCATGTGCGATTAATCGGGATCCTGTCGATCACGTTTACCGGAAGTCTGGTCGTGGCGGGCTGTACACCAGCGGCTGAAGAGTCTGCTGCAGCATCGAGCGAGCCTGCTGCAGCCACGGGCACCCTGGTCGCGGACTCGACCCGGAGCACAGAGTCCGGGAGTGGTGACTGGCAGGTGATCGAGCCCGGTGCTGACACCGTCTGCTCGGATGGCTCTGCCTACAGATTCTTTGTCAGAGCCGCCGATCCGGCAAAGCTGCTGGTGTATTTTCAGGGCGGGGGTGCCTGCTGGTTTCCTGAGAATTGTGACACTCATCTCCAGCCGAGTTACAAGGTCAATGTCGCAGACGATGATCCCAGCCGCTACGACGGCATCTTCGCCCTGACGAATCCGGATAATCCGTTTCTGGAATACAGCATGGTGATCGCGCCCTACTGCACGGCAGACACGCACATGGGGGATCGGCAGACCAGCTACCAGGCCCCGGCAACCGAAGATCACACAGCCCACGAGCTGACAATCCATCACCGGGGATTTGTGAACTCGAACGCCGTTCTTGACTGGATCTACGGGGCGTACTCGAATCCTGCCGAGATCTTCGTCACCGGATCCAGTGCAGGCTCGATTCCTTCTCCCTACTTCGCCTGGCAGATTGCCGCCCAGTACCCCGGGGCCCGGATTGCCCAGCTTGGCGATGCCTCCGGTGGTTACCGGCGCAGTGCGACGACAAACACCGATCGCATGCTGCAGTGGGGCACCCTGGATTATCTTGCCAGCAGACACCCGGAGTTCTCGGAGGTGACGGAGGACGCCTTCAACTACGAACTGCTCTATATCAAGGCAGCACAGGCCCGTCCTGACATACTGTTCGCCGAGTACGATGCTGCAGAAGATACCGTGCAGAAACGCTTCCTGGCGCTTGGTGGCAGCACGGCTGACTCACTGCTGGATCTGTTGCGGGCCAATCACCGTGACATCCGCGCCGAAGTCTCGAACTTCCGCACCTACGTGGGCCCGGGGGATTCGCACACGATTCTCGGCAGACCGGAGTTCTACACCGCCGAGTCGGACGGTGTCCGCATCCGTGACTGGGTCGCCGATCTTGCCGCCTATCGCACGGTGCAGAATGTTGAGTGTGACCCCTGTGTACTGCCGGCTGCTGCCGGGAAAGCAGATTGA
- a CDS encoding SUMF1/EgtB/PvdO family nonheme iron enzyme — MRDSTKPNPGERSPDQSAAGGRSPGSRRRTLTWILFGAVLPLTWLAYRYSGAHLVVETRPPEAVVRLNGTAVGKTPLRMLIEPDRYLLEVEHPEFEVISETVDAIRGADIVRQLQLQVGRGKLRLLSNPRGAWVEVDGQRLPEVTPTEATVDSGERRISMGLPERRTVEQLLRLESGAEREVNLDLEVEPHGSLTLRLSPGDARVILPELDLNYVAGIRLPVGEYLLRISRVGYVSRDIRYTIRSGDNQPRVDLQRARGGLQVDTTPGDAQVTVSYHDESGRQRTLDYRPDLQLPVGPVEVRASRMGLRSAYRRLNLTEGTRRVSLTLSGAGFKPGERIEDPLQIGGHGPVMLVLPPGEFTMGSDAGPPSLQPARHIRLTQPVAMSMTEIRIGDYRLFETTTGRGSDRRLNGVREDEPVRYVDWNDAVAYADWLSTQTGARYRLPSEAEWEYAARAGSPGDYGFGDDSAQLCRFANLADQSTHKVFRDWEVAECDDGFPKLAPVGQFQPNAFGLYDMHGNVAEWVLECGMPGYAGAPLDGRPADDGRGCQSHGFRGGSWDGQPHALRSAQRGANSGPGDDRGIRLLREL, encoded by the coding sequence ATGCGAGATTCCACCAAGCCGAATCCTGGTGAGCGATCTCCGGATCAGTCCGCTGCCGGTGGCCGATCGCCAGGCAGCCGACGCCGCACGCTGACCTGGATTCTCTTCGGCGCGGTACTACCTCTGACATGGCTGGCCTATCGCTACAGCGGCGCGCACCTGGTGGTGGAAACCCGGCCGCCTGAAGCGGTGGTGCGCCTCAATGGCACTGCCGTTGGAAAGACACCCCTGCGCATGCTGATTGAGCCGGATCGCTATCTGCTTGAGGTCGAGCATCCTGAATTCGAAGTGATCAGCGAGACGGTGGATGCCATACGGGGCGCCGACATCGTGCGGCAACTGCAGTTGCAGGTCGGGCGCGGAAAACTTCGCCTGCTGTCCAATCCCCGGGGCGCCTGGGTGGAAGTGGATGGCCAGCGTCTGCCTGAAGTCACGCCCACTGAGGCCACCGTGGATTCGGGAGAACGACGGATCAGCATGGGCCTGCCCGAGCGACGCACCGTAGAGCAGCTGTTGAGACTGGAATCCGGCGCCGAACGCGAAGTGAACCTGGATCTGGAGGTCGAACCCCATGGTTCCCTGACCCTGCGCCTGTCCCCCGGTGACGCCCGGGTGATCCTGCCGGAGCTCGATCTGAACTATGTGGCTGGGATCCGCCTGCCCGTCGGCGAATATCTCCTGCGGATCAGCCGCGTGGGCTACGTGAGCAGGGACATTCGCTACACCATTCGCAGCGGCGACAACCAGCCCCGGGTCGACCTGCAGCGTGCCAGGGGAGGCCTCCAGGTGGATACCACACCGGGTGATGCCCAGGTCACAGTGAGCTACCATGACGAAAGCGGCAGACAGCGAACCCTCGATTACAGACCCGATCTGCAACTGCCCGTGGGCCCCGTCGAAGTGAGAGCGAGCAGAATGGGACTGCGCAGCGCCTACAGACGGCTGAATCTGACTGAGGGGACCCGGCGGGTAAGCCTGACCCTGTCCGGCGCCGGTTTCAAACCTGGTGAGCGTATTGAAGATCCGTTGCAGATCGGCGGGCATGGACCGGTGATGCTGGTTCTGCCCCCGGGCGAGTTCACCATGGGATCCGATGCGGGTCCGCCATCATTACAGCCTGCGCGCCATATCAGACTTACCCAGCCTGTGGCCATGTCGATGACCGAGATCAGGATCGGCGACTATCGCCTTTTCGAGACGACAACCGGGCGCGGCAGCGACCGGCGACTGAATGGGGTACGCGAAGACGAGCCTGTGCGGTATGTGGACTGGAACGATGCAGTGGCATACGCCGACTGGCTCAGCACACAGACGGGTGCCCGATATCGGCTGCCCAGCGAGGCGGAGTGGGAGTACGCGGCTCGAGCGGGCAGTCCGGGCGACTACGGTTTCGGCGATGATTCCGCGCAATTGTGCCGGTTCGCCAACCTTGCCGATCAGAGCACTCACAAAGTGTTTCGCGACTGGGAAGTTGCGGAATGTGATGACGGGTTCCCGAAACTCGCCCCGGTGGGTCAGTTCCAGCCCAACGCCTTCGGGCTCTACGACATGCACGGCAATGTGGCCGAATGGGTGCTCGAATGCGGCATGCCCGGCTATGCAGGAGCGCCTCTGGACGGCCGTCCCGCGGACGATGGACGTGGCTGTCAGTCCCATGGATTCAGAGGTGGCTCCTGGGACGGGCAGCCGCACGCGTTGCGGTCGGCTCAGAGAGGGGCTAACAGCGGGCCGGGGGATGATCGTGGCATCCGCCTGCTCAGGGAGCTGTGA